The Methylobacterium sp. PvR107 genome contains a region encoding:
- a CDS encoding DUF1028 domain-containing protein codes for MSELNTFSIVARCSRTGQLGVAVASAVPAVGSLCPYIKAGIGAVSTQSWVNPYLAARILDGLAGGRAPDAALAAALATDDRPDLRQLGLVDAHGTAAAWTGAGCTQVAGHRTGADYAVQGNMLASRGVIDAMAVAFEGSAACALDARLMRVLEAGDAAGGDRRGKQSAALRIVAGEDYPLLDLRVDEHAEPVAELRRVLEVARRQLVPFVAGMPRRDGPSGALPDDVVAMLLEPPGQRPGAVPTGAPDLISDVIGLRQEPARITHLLAQFAPVLAEIAMLRSLDLAQIHPPIVFDPSLPYRPVPHD; via the coding sequence ATGAGCGAACTCAACACCTTCTCGATCGTCGCCCGCTGTTCCCGGACCGGGCAGCTCGGCGTGGCGGTGGCGAGCGCGGTTCCGGCCGTGGGCAGCCTCTGCCCGTACATCAAGGCGGGGATCGGCGCCGTCTCCACCCAATCCTGGGTCAATCCCTACCTCGCGGCCCGCATCCTCGACGGTCTCGCCGGGGGGCGGGCGCCCGACGCGGCCCTCGCGGCGGCCCTCGCCACCGACGACCGGCCGGACCTGCGGCAGCTCGGGCTGGTCGACGCGCACGGCACCGCCGCCGCCTGGACCGGAGCGGGCTGCACGCAGGTGGCCGGCCACCGCACCGGGGCGGACTATGCCGTGCAGGGCAACATGCTGGCCTCGCGCGGCGTGATCGACGCCATGGCCGTGGCCTTCGAAGGAAGCGCCGCCTGCGCTCTCGACGCGCGGCTGATGCGGGTCCTGGAGGCTGGCGACGCCGCGGGCGGCGACAGGCGCGGCAAGCAATCGGCGGCGCTCCGGATCGTCGCCGGGGAGGATTACCCGCTCCTCGACCTGCGCGTCGACGAGCACGCCGAGCCGGTGGCGGAGCTGCGCCGCGTGCTCGAAGTCGCGCGCCGGCAGCTGGTGCCCTTCGTGGCCGGCATGCCGCGCAGGGACGGGCCGTCTGGCGCGCTGCCGGACGACGTGGTGGCGATGCTGCTCGAACCGCCCGGGCAGCGGCCTGGCGCGGTCCCCACGGGCGCCCCCGACCTGATCAGCGATGTCATCGGCCTACGCCAGGAGCCCGCGCGGATCACGCACCTCCTCGCGCAGTTCGCCCCGGTGCTCGCCGAGATCGCGATGCTGCGCAGCCTCGATCTGGCGCAGATCCACCCGCCGATCGTGTTCGACCCGAGCCTGCCGTACCGCCCGGTGCCCCATGACTGA
- a CDS encoding ABC transporter ATP-binding protein produces MSAYVEVTDLRRRFDVSKPWLNRVIEREPRKFLTAVDRVGFTIEKGETFAIVGESGSGKSTVARMVVGLLPPSAGEVTITGVSMTDPRQAAARRRLRARIQMIFQDPYASMNPRWRVGKIIAEPIRAFNLIHGEGAIRARVSELLGLVGLHPDDARKYPHEFSGGQRQRVAIARALASQAEFLVGDEPTSALDVSVQAQILNLMRDLQDRLGLTYLFISHNLAVVRHMATRVGVMYLGRLVEVAAAKDLFARPRHPYTRMLLDAVPDLAHVGRARVPVSGEIPNPIDPPPGCTFNPRCPLANDRCRAEVPALRDGVACHAVQEGRA; encoded by the coding sequence GTGAGCGCCTACGTCGAAGTCACCGACCTGCGCCGCCGGTTCGATGTCTCGAAACCCTGGCTCAACCGGGTGATCGAGCGCGAGCCCCGGAAATTCCTCACCGCGGTGGACCGGGTCGGCTTCACGATCGAGAAGGGCGAGACCTTCGCGATCGTCGGCGAATCCGGCTCCGGCAAATCGACGGTGGCGCGGATGGTGGTCGGCCTGCTGCCGCCGAGCGCTGGCGAGGTGACGATCACCGGCGTCTCGATGACCGATCCGCGCCAGGCTGCCGCCCGGCGACGCCTGCGGGCGCGCATCCAGATGATCTTCCAGGACCCCTACGCGTCCATGAACCCGCGCTGGCGGGTGGGGAAGATCATCGCCGAGCCGATCCGGGCCTTCAACCTGATCCACGGCGAGGGGGCGATCCGCGCCCGGGTCAGCGAGCTGCTCGGCCTCGTCGGGCTCCACCCGGACGACGCGCGAAAATACCCGCACGAATTTTCCGGCGGCCAGCGCCAGCGGGTGGCGATCGCGCGGGCGCTGGCGAGCCAGGCGGAGTTCCTGGTGGGCGACGAGCCGACCTCGGCGCTCGACGTCTCGGTGCAGGCGCAGATCCTCAACCTGATGCGCGACCTGCAGGACCGGCTCGGCCTCACCTACCTGTTCATCTCCCACAACCTGGCCGTGGTCCGCCACATGGCGACCCGGGTGGGGGTGATGTATCTCGGCCGCCTCGTGGAGGTCGCCGCCGCCAAGGACCTTTTCGCCAGGCCCCGCCATCCCTACACGCGGATGCTCCTCGACGCGGTGCCCGACCTCGCCCATGTCGGCCGCGCCCGGGTGCCGGTCTCCGGCGAGATCCCGAACCCGATCGACCCGCCGCCCGGCTGCACCTTCAACCCGCGCTGCCCGCTGGCGAACGACCGCTGCCGCGCCGAGGTCCCGGCGCTCCGCGACGGCGTCGCCTGCCACGCCGTGCAGGAGGGGCGGGCCTGA
- a CDS encoding ABC transporter permease, whose product MSGYDLDAGDAPPVPLPEAPPSRLARWRDSDLLANFLRSKTAVAALIATVLMVGLAFASPWIAPQNPYDPAQLDLINSNLPPIWQADGQAPYYLGTDDQGRDVLSAVLYGLRLSLIVGVLGVVTSGILGIALGLIAGYAGGAVDTLIMRVADVQLTFPAILIALVVDGVAKASFGSALDVGPLIGLIVVSIGLSFWVQYARTVRSSVMVEKGKDYVQAARLIGLSSPVILVRHVLPNVTGPVFVIATINLALAIITEATLSFLGTGLPETMPSLGTLIRTGNRFLFSGEWWIVAFPGLALAGLVIAINLLGDWLRDALNPKLQ is encoded by the coding sequence ATGAGCGGATACGACCTCGACGCGGGCGATGCCCCGCCGGTCCCATTGCCGGAGGCGCCACCCTCCCGGCTCGCGCGCTGGCGGGATTCCGACCTTCTGGCCAACTTCCTGCGCTCGAAAACCGCTGTGGCGGCGCTGATCGCCACGGTCCTGATGGTCGGGCTCGCCTTCGCATCGCCGTGGATCGCCCCCCAGAATCCCTACGACCCGGCCCAGCTCGATTTGATCAACTCCAACCTGCCGCCGATCTGGCAGGCAGACGGTCAGGCGCCCTATTATCTCGGCACTGACGACCAGGGCCGGGACGTGCTCTCGGCGGTGCTGTACGGCCTGCGCCTGTCGCTGATCGTCGGCGTGCTCGGGGTGGTGACCTCCGGCATCCTCGGCATCGCGCTCGGCCTGATCGCCGGCTACGCGGGCGGGGCCGTCGACACGCTGATCATGCGGGTCGCCGACGTGCAGCTCACCTTCCCGGCGATCCTGATCGCCCTGGTGGTGGACGGCGTCGCCAAGGCGAGCTTCGGCAGCGCGCTCGATGTCGGGCCGTTGATCGGGCTGATCGTGGTCTCGATCGGCCTGTCCTTCTGGGTGCAGTACGCCCGCACCGTCCGCTCCTCCGTGATGGTCGAGAAGGGCAAGGATTACGTCCAGGCGGCCCGGCTGATCGGCCTGTCGTCCCCGGTGATCTTGGTGCGCCACGTCCTGCCGAACGTCACCGGCCCGGTCTTCGTCATCGCGACGATCAACCTCGCGCTCGCCATCATCACCGAGGCGACCCTGTCGTTCCTCGGCACCGGCCTGCCCGAGACCATGCCGTCGCTCGGCACGCTGATCCGCACCGGCAACCGCTTCCTGTTCTCCGGCGAGTGGTGGATCGTCGCCTTCCCGGGGCTGGCGCTCGCCGGACTGGTCATCGCCATCAACCTCTTGGGGGATTGGCTGCGCGACGCGCTCAATCCGAAGCTGCAATGA
- a CDS encoding amidase, translating to MTDALWQRPITDLAPRIAARQLSSAELVDACLDRIERLDGDLNSFVCLSPTARDAARAADAEIARTGPRGPLHGIPVAIKDNYTTADLPTRAGTAVEALTFPMEDSHCVAKLRAAGAVILGKLAMHEFAWGTVTPRARNPWDLARVPGGSSGGSGAALAARLCPAALGSDTGGSIRIPAALCGVVGLKPTYGRIGRSGIVPHSWSLDHAGPLTRTVADAALMLQILAGPDAGDPAASSAPVPDYTAGLDQPVRGLRIAVIRNHFFDAVDADIGAAVEDAIRFFAGQGCAVTDVTVPSLRYGLGAIYAIELASSTAYHDRSLAQGHVAGFADDVRDLVEMGRFVTGPDYLRAEQVRARIMAEMAAVLAEADAIITPATPLTAWKTDSATVTLGGREESVLAASWRLTYPFNLTGLPALALPCGFDRAGLPISLQIAARPFAETTLLRIAHQYERAHDWCSRVPPSANGI from the coding sequence ATGACTGACGCCCTCTGGCAGAGACCGATCACGGACCTCGCGCCCCGGATCGCGGCGCGGCAGCTGTCGAGCGCCGAGCTGGTGGATGCCTGTCTGGACCGGATCGAACGCCTGGACGGCGACCTGAACAGCTTCGTCTGCCTGTCGCCGACCGCCCGCGACGCGGCGCGCGCGGCCGATGCCGAGATCGCCCGGACCGGCCCGCGCGGTCCGCTGCACGGGATCCCGGTCGCCATCAAGGACAACTACACCACGGCCGACCTGCCGACCCGGGCGGGCACCGCGGTCGAGGCCCTGACCTTCCCGATGGAGGATAGCCACTGCGTGGCGAAGCTGCGCGCGGCCGGGGCGGTGATCCTCGGCAAGCTCGCCATGCATGAATTCGCCTGGGGCACCGTCACGCCGCGCGCGCGCAACCCGTGGGATCTGGCGCGGGTGCCGGGCGGCTCGAGCGGCGGCTCGGGGGCCGCATTGGCCGCCCGCCTCTGTCCGGCCGCCCTCGGCTCGGATACGGGCGGCTCGATCCGCATCCCGGCCGCCCTGTGCGGCGTGGTCGGCCTCAAGCCGACCTACGGCCGGATCGGGCGGTCGGGGATCGTGCCGCATTCCTGGTCCCTCGACCATGCCGGGCCGCTGACCCGGACGGTGGCCGATGCCGCCCTGATGCTGCAGATCCTGGCCGGCCCGGACGCCGGCGATCCCGCAGCCTCGTCGGCACCGGTGCCGGACTACACGGCCGGCCTCGACCAGCCGGTCCGGGGCCTGCGGATCGCGGTGATCCGGAACCACTTCTTCGACGCGGTCGACGCGGACATCGGCGCCGCCGTCGAGGACGCGATCCGCTTCTTCGCCGGCCAGGGTTGCGCGGTGACGGACGTCACGGTGCCGTCCCTGCGCTACGGGCTCGGCGCCATCTACGCCATCGAGCTGGCATCCTCGACCGCCTACCACGACCGCAGCCTCGCGCAGGGCCACGTGGCGGGCTTCGCCGACGATGTCCGGGATCTGGTGGAGATGGGCCGGTTCGTGACCGGACCGGACTACCTGCGGGCCGAGCAGGTGCGGGCCCGGATCATGGCCGAGATGGCCGCTGTGCTGGCGGAGGCCGACGCGATCATCACGCCCGCCACGCCCCTCACTGCCTGGAAGACCGATTCCGCCACCGTCACGCTCGGGGGGCGGGAAGAAAGCGTCTTGGCGGCATCCTGGCGCCTGACCTACCCGTTCAACCTGACGGGGCTGCCCGCCCTCGCCTTGCCTTGCGGCTTCGACCGGGCCGGCCTGCCGATCAGCCTGCAGATCGCCGCCCGGCCCTTCGCCGAGACCACGCTTCTTCGGATCGCGCACCAGTACGAGCGCGCCCACGACTGGTGCAGCCGGGTCCCGCCCTCGGCGAACGGGATTTAG
- a CDS encoding ABC transporter ATP-binding protein, which translates to MAEAARRSEPTGAALALERVSSGYGAVSILKDVSLSVQPGEIVALLGKNGMGKTTLLKTILGMVALRGGAVTIGGQGLAGLSPARLVALGVGYAPQEQPLFQDLSIRDNLRLAVPSDRVLPEALERLFGHFPFLKDRLAQRAGTLSGGEQKMLILGRALMLRPRLLLIDEISEGVQPSMVERLRGVLQAERDSGVSMLVVEQHVAFALGLADRYAVLKLGEIVDSGPAKAPDATARVIDHLAV; encoded by the coding sequence ATGGCTGAGGCAGCGCGACGGAGCGAACCGACCGGAGCCGCGCTCGCCCTCGAGCGGGTGTCGAGCGGCTACGGGGCCGTCTCGATCCTGAAGGACGTGTCCCTGTCGGTGCAGCCGGGCGAGATCGTCGCCCTGCTGGGCAAGAACGGCATGGGCAAGACCACCCTGCTCAAGACCATCCTGGGGATGGTGGCCCTGCGGGGCGGCGCGGTCACGATCGGGGGCCAGGGGCTCGCCGGCCTGTCGCCCGCCCGCCTCGTGGCGCTCGGCGTCGGCTACGCGCCGCAGGAGCAGCCCCTGTTCCAGGACCTGTCGATCCGCGACAACCTGCGCCTCGCGGTGCCGTCGGACCGGGTTCTGCCGGAGGCCCTGGAGCGGCTGTTCGGCCATTTCCCGTTCCTGAAGGACCGGCTCGCCCAGCGCGCCGGCACGCTCTCGGGCGGCGAGCAGAAGATGCTGATCCTCGGGCGCGCCCTGATGCTGCGCCCGCGCCTGCTGCTGATCGACGAGATCTCCGAGGGCGTGCAGCCCTCGATGGTCGAGCGCCTGCGCGGCGTCCTCCAGGCCGAGCGCGATTCGGGCGTGTCCATGCTGGTGGTCGAGCAGCATGTGGCCTTCGCCCTGGGACTGGCCGACCGCTACGCGGTGCTCAAGCTCGGCGAGATCGTCGACAGCGGTCCGGCCAAGGCGCCGGACGCGACGGCCCGCGTCATCGATCATCTGGCGGTGTGA
- a CDS encoding VCBS domain-containing protein → MPRISLRSLPTTVTPADGTVGRLAARIAKEPGSSTGSGTIAWDYSVDHSAVATLEQGQTRVERFTVTVDDGHGGTAQQSVTVTVRGSASSPTTQVLTASATQEGATQPHAEQTGTTSTGSLDPSLAANAHGLETHHGHGLTGFEI, encoded by the coding sequence TTGCCGCGGATCTCGCTCAGATCCTTGCCGACCACGGTCACCCCCGCCGACGGCACGGTCGGCCGCCTCGCCGCCCGGATCGCCAAGGAGCCCGGATCCAGCACCGGCTCCGGCACCATCGCGTGGGATTACAGCGTCGACCACAGCGCGGTCGCAACCCTCGAGCAGGGCCAGACCCGGGTCGAGCGCTTCACCGTCACCGTCGATGACGGCCACGGCGGCACAGCCCAGCAGAGCGTCACCGTCACCGTGCGGGGATCGGCCTCGTCACCGACAACGCAGGTGCTCACCGCATCAGCGACACAGGAGGGTGCGACACAGCCCCATGCGGAGCAGACCGGGACCACGAGCACAGGCTCGCTCGACCCTTCTCTCGCGGCCAATGCTCATGGTCTCGAGACGCATCATGGTCACGGTCTGACCGGGTTCGAGATCTGA
- a CDS encoding acyltransferase family protein has translation MPQLGSITDRVRGSFPALGRRAPDLAQQLDAHGGIGPGFHLLRHVLSVLILAHHCRVAVIGAVNPGQETLETGAAAAGATIVAIGHGKVLGGFLQPFLYALVGMFFALSGFLIAGSALRTGKVGPFLANRGLRILPALTIEVTLCALVLGPFFTTLPLRQYFSDPLFLSYFGNIVGHVSFVLPGVFQDNPWPSVVNTNLWTLPPEFWCYLIMLGLMISGVLATPIRLTGAVIGIAAIALGLGLYDPSTYTVRHDNTHFTTWYIVLMFFFGVVLFLNARRVVMNFWIFLVCGSLYYVMMMADVLGVVSGMLLTYCMVYIGMQNFRWFDRIIKKDLSYGIYLYGFPLTQATVALLLPHLADVPKAVCFAVIFPVVLFLTGSFASISWDYIEKPALKLRRFLVRKPRPPASVAQAA, from the coding sequence ATGCCGCAACTCGGCTCGATCACTGACCGTGTGCGGGGATCCTTTCCGGCCCTCGGCCGGCGCGCGCCCGATCTGGCTCAGCAGCTGGACGCGCATGGCGGGATCGGACCCGGCTTCCATCTCCTGCGGCACGTGCTCTCGGTGCTCATCCTCGCGCACCATTGCCGCGTCGCGGTCATCGGTGCGGTGAATCCTGGACAGGAGACGCTCGAGACCGGCGCGGCCGCGGCCGGCGCGACAATCGTGGCGATCGGCCATGGCAAGGTCCTGGGCGGGTTTCTCCAGCCGTTCCTGTACGCGCTCGTCGGCATGTTCTTCGCCCTCAGCGGCTTCCTGATCGCCGGGAGCGCGTTGCGCACCGGCAAGGTCGGCCCGTTCCTGGCCAACCGAGGGCTGCGGATCCTGCCCGCGCTCACGATCGAGGTGACGCTCTGCGCTTTGGTGCTGGGGCCGTTCTTCACCACGCTTCCGCTGCGGCAATACTTCTCCGACCCGCTGTTCCTGAGCTACTTCGGCAACATCGTCGGTCACGTCTCGTTCGTGCTGCCGGGGGTCTTCCAGGACAATCCGTGGCCTTCGGTCGTCAATACCAATCTCTGGACGCTGCCGCCGGAGTTCTGGTGCTACCTGATCATGCTCGGGCTGATGATCAGCGGCGTGCTCGCGACGCCGATCCGACTCACGGGGGCCGTCATCGGAATCGCGGCGATCGCCCTGGGACTCGGTCTCTACGATCCGTCAACCTACACGGTGCGTCACGACAACACGCATTTCACCACGTGGTACATCGTGCTGATGTTTTTCTTTGGCGTCGTCCTGTTCCTGAACGCGCGACGCGTCGTGATGAATTTTTGGATCTTCCTGGTGTGCGGATCGCTATACTACGTCATGATGATGGCCGATGTTCTCGGCGTCGTCAGCGGCATGCTTCTGACGTACTGCATGGTCTATATCGGCATGCAGAACTTCCGCTGGTTCGACCGGATCATCAAGAAGGACCTGTCATACGGCATCTACCTGTACGGCTTCCCGCTCACGCAGGCCACCGTCGCGCTCCTGCTTCCGCACCTCGCCGACGTCCCCAAAGCGGTCTGCTTCGCCGTGATCTTCCCCGTGGTGCTGTTCCTGACCGGATCCTTCGCGTCGATCTCGTGGGACTACATCGAGAAGCCGGCGCTCAAGCTCCGCCGCTTCCTGGTGCGCAAACCGCGGCCGCCGGCCAGCGTCGCCCAGGCGGCCTGA
- a CDS encoding ABC transporter permease encodes MLAFLLRRVIQAAAVLAVVGLIAFAMFRFAGDPVNQIVGPDTTVAERAQIRTDLGLDDPVLVQFVRYAGNVVRGRFGISYQFRQPVSQLLAERMPATLELAFCATIFALVVGILMGVYCALRRDSWLAGLFQAVSLIGISLPTFLIGILLIYLFSVTLGWLPSYGRGDTVRLGWWTTGFLTASGLKALILPSVTLGLFQMTLIMRLVRAEMLEVLRTDYIRFARARGLTTRAVHLRHALKNTLVPVITIAGLQLGSVIAFSIITETVFQWPGMGLLFVQAVQNVDIPIMSAYLLLVALIFVTINLVVDILYTVVDPRLRLSTGRAA; translated from the coding sequence GTGCTCGCCTTCCTGCTGCGCCGGGTGATCCAGGCGGCCGCGGTGCTCGCGGTCGTCGGGCTCATCGCCTTCGCGATGTTCCGGTTCGCGGGCGATCCCGTGAACCAGATCGTCGGGCCCGACACCACCGTGGCCGAGCGGGCCCAGATCCGGACGGATCTCGGCCTCGACGATCCGGTGCTGGTCCAGTTCGTCCGCTATGCCGGCAACGTGGTGCGGGGCCGGTTCGGCATCTCGTACCAGTTCCGGCAGCCGGTCTCGCAGCTGCTCGCCGAGCGCATGCCGGCGACGCTGGAGCTCGCCTTCTGCGCCACGATCTTCGCCCTGGTGGTGGGGATCCTGATGGGCGTGTACTGCGCGCTCCGCCGCGATTCCTGGCTCGCCGGGCTGTTCCAAGCGGTCTCGCTGATCGGGATCAGCCTGCCGACCTTCCTGATCGGCATCCTGCTGATCTACCTGTTCTCGGTGACGCTCGGCTGGCTGCCCTCCTACGGGCGCGGCGACACGGTGCGGCTCGGCTGGTGGACCACCGGCTTCCTAACCGCCTCCGGGCTCAAGGCGCTGATCCTGCCCTCGGTGACGCTCGGCCTGTTCCAGATGACGCTGATCATGCGGCTGGTCCGTGCCGAGATGCTGGAGGTGCTGCGCACCGACTACATCCGCTTCGCCCGCGCGCGGGGGCTGACCACCCGGGCCGTCCACTTGCGGCACGCCCTGAAGAATACGCTGGTGCCGGTGATCACCATCGCGGGCCTGCAGCTCGGTTCGGTCATCGCCTTCTCGATCATCACCGAGACGGTGTTCCAGTGGCCCGGCATGGGCCTGCTCTTCGTCCAGGCCGTGCAGAACGTCGATATCCCGATCATGTCCGCGTATCTGCTGCTGGTCGCGCTGATCTTCGTGACCATCAATCTCGTTGTCGACATCCTCTACACGGTGGTGGACCCGCGCCTGCGGCTCTCGACCGGGCGCGCGGCGTGA
- a CDS encoding ABC transporter substrate-binding protein — MSRSALKTLARGVSAVAVATFAFAALPAQAANVFRFAFQGDLKSLDPYSLKESFTEGMQEAAYEPLVTLDKNLKFAPALAESWETPEPTRWRFHLRKNVKFHDGSPFTADDVLFSAQRVRATGSNFTTNVPADAEFVKVDDFTVDMVLKKPNPIAIAQFPTWVIMSKAWSEKNNVVQPTPPNASSPSYATLHENGTGPFVIAEHQPGVKTVFKKFDGYWGKAESNLDEAILTTIANPATRVAALLSGEVDWIDPVPLQDQQRVNASGTATVMAGPELRTIFLGMDQDRDELKDSSVKGKNPFKDIKVREAFYLAIDEDTIAKRVMRGQAVPSALMIAPALYDRGAEFKRPATDLKKAKELMAQAGYPDGFSLTMDCPNDRYVNDEAICQAVVSMLARINVKVNLNAQPKAKYFAKVLAPAYDTSFYLLGWTPSSLDSHNILYEIVGCRKPGDKSGRGGWNLAGYCDPKIDEIADKVEGETDKTKRDALIKEGFDVLNADWGYIPLHQQALAWGVSKKVHLTQRADNLLLLYWVSKDPQ, encoded by the coding sequence TTGTCCCGCTCAGCCCTGAAGACCCTCGCCCGCGGCGTGTCCGCGGTCGCGGTCGCGACGTTTGCCTTCGCCGCGCTGCCCGCGCAGGCCGCCAACGTGTTCCGCTTCGCCTTCCAGGGTGATCTGAAATCCCTCGATCCCTACTCCCTGAAGGAGAGCTTCACGGAAGGGATGCAGGAAGCGGCCTACGAGCCCCTCGTCACCCTCGACAAGAACCTGAAATTCGCGCCGGCCTTGGCCGAATCCTGGGAGACGCCCGAGCCGACCCGCTGGCGCTTCCACCTGCGCAAGAACGTCAAGTTCCACGACGGCTCGCCCTTCACGGCCGACGACGTGCTCTTCTCCGCCCAGCGCGTCCGGGCTACGGGCTCGAACTTCACCACCAACGTCCCGGCCGACGCCGAATTCGTGAAGGTCGACGACTTCACCGTCGACATGGTGCTCAAGAAGCCGAACCCCATCGCCATCGCCCAGTTTCCGACCTGGGTGATCATGTCGAAGGCGTGGTCCGAGAAGAACAACGTCGTCCAGCCGACGCCGCCCAACGCCTCCAGCCCGAGCTACGCGACGCTCCACGAGAACGGCACCGGCCCGTTCGTGATCGCCGAGCACCAGCCCGGCGTGAAGACCGTGTTCAAGAAGTTCGATGGCTACTGGGGCAAGGCCGAGTCGAACCTCGACGAGGCCATTCTCACCACCATCGCCAACCCGGCGACCCGCGTCGCGGCGCTCCTCTCCGGCGAGGTCGACTGGATCGACCCCGTGCCGCTGCAGGACCAGCAGCGGGTCAATGCCAGCGGCACCGCCACCGTGATGGCCGGCCCCGAGCTGCGCACGATCTTCCTCGGCATGGACCAGGACCGGGACGAGCTGAAGGATTCGAGCGTCAAGGGCAAGAACCCGTTCAAGGACATCAAGGTGCGCGAGGCGTTCTACCTCGCCATCGACGAGGACACGATCGCCAAGCGCGTGATGCGCGGGCAGGCGGTGCCCTCCGCCCTGATGATCGCGCCGGCCCTCTACGACCGCGGCGCCGAGTTCAAGCGCCCGGCCACCGACCTGAAGAAGGCCAAGGAACTCATGGCCCAGGCGGGCTACCCGGACGGGTTCTCGCTGACCATGGACTGCCCGAACGATCGCTACGTCAACGACGAGGCGATCTGCCAGGCTGTCGTCTCGATGCTGGCCCGCATCAACGTCAAGGTGAACCTCAACGCCCAGCCGAAGGCCAAGTACTTCGCCAAGGTGCTGGCGCCGGCCTACGACACCTCGTTCTACCTGCTCGGCTGGACCCCGTCCTCGCTGGACAGCCACAACATCCTCTACGAGATCGTCGGCTGCCGGAAGCCCGGCGACAAGTCGGGCCGCGGCGGCTGGAACCTCGCGGGCTATTGCGATCCGAAGATCGATGAGATCGCCGACAAGGTCGAGGGCGAGACCGACAAGACCAAGCGCGACGCCCTGATCAAGGAGGGCTTCGATGTCCTCAACGCCGACTGGGGCTACATCCCGCTGCACCAGCAGGCGCTCGCCTGGGGTGTCTCCAAGAAGGTCCATCTCACCCAGCGCGCCGACAACCTGCTCCTGCTCTACTGGGTGTCGAAGGACCCGCAGTAG
- a CDS encoding ABC transporter ATP-binding protein — MTDTILSVRDLTVAFDTRRGPLTAIDRVSFDIGRGEILGVVGESGAGKSVTGSAVIGLIDRPGRIAGGEILLRGARIDNLSPEAMRRVRGRRIGMIFQDPLTSLDPLFRVGDQIVETLRTHTDLSAKAARTRAIDLLAEVGIPAPERRIDGYPHEFSGGMRQRVVIALALAAEPELIIADEPTTALDVSVQAQIITLLKRLCREHGTAVMLVTHDMGVIAEAADRVAVMYAGRVAEIGPVASVIAKPHHPYAVGLMGAIPTLSQEANRLSQIPGSMPRLTAIPQGCAFNPRCPKVFSRCRVERPEPIPVDASRVACHLYDAAEQAA, encoded by the coding sequence ATGACCGACACCATCCTCTCCGTGCGCGACCTGACGGTCGCCTTCGACACCCGCCGCGGGCCGCTCACCGCCATCGACCGGGTCTCCTTCGACATCGGCCGCGGCGAGATCCTGGGCGTCGTCGGCGAGTCCGGGGCCGGCAAGTCGGTGACCGGCTCGGCGGTGATCGGGCTGATCGACCGGCCCGGCCGGATCGCCGGCGGCGAGATCCTCTTGCGCGGCGCGCGCATCGACAACCTTTCCCCCGAGGCGATGCGGCGGGTGCGGGGCAGGCGCATCGGCATGATCTTCCAGGATCCGCTGACCTCCCTCGACCCGCTGTTCCGCGTGGGCGACCAGATCGTCGAGACCCTGCGCACCCACACCGACCTGTCGGCGAAGGCCGCCCGCACCCGCGCCATCGATCTGCTGGCCGAGGTCGGCATCCCGGCGCCCGAGCGGCGGATCGACGGCTACCCGCACGAATTCTCCGGCGGCATGCGCCAGCGGGTGGTGATCGCGCTCGCGCTCGCCGCCGAGCCGGAGCTGATCATCGCCGACGAGCCGACCACGGCGCTCGACGTCTCGGTCCAGGCCCAGATCATCACGCTACTGAAGCGCCTGTGCCGCGAGCACGGCACCGCGGTGATGCTGGTAACCCACGACATGGGCGTCATCGCCGAGGCCGCCGACCGGGTGGCGGTCATGTATGCCGGGCGGGTCGCCGAGATCGGCCCGGTCGCCTCGGTGATCGCCAAGCCGCACCACCCCTACGCGGTCGGCCTGATGGGGGCGATCCCGACCCTGTCGCAGGAGGCCAACCGGCTCAGCCAGATTCCCGGCTCGATGCCCCGGCTCACCGCCATCCCGCAGGGCTGCGCCTTCAACCCGCGCTGCCCGAAGGTGTTTTCACGATGCCGGGTCGAGCGGCCGGAGCCGATCCCGGTCGATGCGAGCCGGGTCGCCTGTCACCTGTACGATGCAGCGGAGCAAGCGGCGTGA